The proteins below come from a single Miscanthus floridulus cultivar M001 chromosome 1, ASM1932011v1, whole genome shotgun sequence genomic window:
- the LOC136484067 gene encoding uncharacterized protein, translating into MRERPKELICHLMICFVARPSSVRVAPHILNPSEPSHKHCTVPADEHCCCGCLGMAAPVEVGAQGTVGSLVLREVEYFRSMEVAGGHGKKSSSKVVAASGGGGSPRSNAKKPRKKKGAVAGNGGSFLPRMCSSAEVAEDPGSGRRERHPRVRYRPLGDDGDALPQLD; encoded by the coding sequence ATGCGCGAGCGCCCAAAAGAACTCATCTGCCACCTCATGATCTGCTTTGTGGCCAGACCTTCCTCTGTCCGCGTCGCGCCGCATATATTGAATCCCAGCGAGCCATCCCACAAGCACTGTACTGTGCCTGCCGACGAGCATTGCTGCTGCGGCTGCCTCGGCATGGCGGCGCCGGTGGAGGTCGGCGCGCAGGGCACGGTGGGCTCGCTGGTGCTCCGGGAGGTCGAGTACTTCCGCAGCATGGAGGTCGCCGGCGGCCACGGCAAGAAGAGCAGCAGCAAGGTCGTTgcagccagcggcggcggcggcagcccccGGAGCAACGCCAAGAAGCCCAGGAAGAAGAAGGGTGCCGTGGCAGGCAATGGTGGGTCCTTCTTGCCGAGGATGTGCTCGTCGGCGGAGGTCGCCGAGGACCCCGGCAGCGGCCGGAGGGAGCGGCACCCCAGGGTCCGCTACCGGCCTCTGGGCGACGACGGGGACGCTCTGCCTCAGCTGGACTAG